Within Sphingobium sp. KCTC 72723, the genomic segment GGCTATTTTTCCAACGCGCACACCAACTGGATTCGCTACGGCCATGCCGCAAAGCTGGTGGAGGCGGGCTTTCGCCTCATCATGCCGGACCTGCGCGGCCATGGGGAAAGCGCCAAGCCGCATGACCCCGCCGCCTATCCGCCCGACGCGCTGACGAACGATAATCTTGGGCTGATCGAACAGCTTGGCCTGACCGACTATGATCTGGGCGGCTATTCGCTGGGCGCGCGGACGAGCGTGCGGATGCTGGCGCGGGGGGCAACGCCGCGCCGCGTCATCCTGGCCGGCATGGGGCTGCGCGGGCTGGTCCAGTCGCTCGACAATGGCGGCTATTACAAAAATGTCCTGACCAACCTCGGCACGTTCGAACGCGGCACGTCGCAATGGATGACCGAGGCTTTCCTCAAGACGACCAAGGGTGATCCGGTCGCGCTGCTGCACATCCTCAACAGCTTCGTAGATACCGACGAAGCGACGATCGCGGGTTTTCAGCAGCCAACCCAAGTCATCTGCGGCGCGGACGACCGGGACAATGGCTTGGCGCAGGAACTGGCCGACATTCTGCCTCACGGGCGTTACGTCGAAATTCCCGGCAATCATATGAACGCCGTCACGCGCAAGGAACTGGGGCAGGCGATGGTCGATTTCCTGACCGCTTGACTGGATCGTCGCCCCAAGTCACCTTCTCCTCATAAGCTTATGAGGGGGAACACCCGTGAAGATCGCTATCTCTTTGGCCGCGCTTGCGGCCGCACTCGTCATATCGCCTGTTATGGCACAGCAAGCCGCAGCGCCGACGGCAACGGAAGCCGAAGCCTTCCTGGCCAAGGCGGAAAAGGCGATGTTCGATCATTCGCTCATTTCCAGCCGCGCCGATTGGGTCAATGCCAGCTATCTCAATGACGATAGCGACGCCGTGGCTGCCTATTTCGGGTCGATCAACACGGCGATGAAAGTCGATTATGCGCTGGAAGCGGCGAAATATGCGACCGCGCCGGGCCTGTCGGTAGAAACGAAGCGCCGCCTCGACCTGCTGCGCACCGCGCTGACGCTGCCTGCACCCACGACGCCGGGCGCGGCGCAGCAGCTTAACGATCTGGCGACCCGGCTCCAGTCCACTTATGGCAAGGGCATGGGGACGCTGAACGGTAAGCCGATCAACGGCAGCGACATCGAAGAAAAAATGGGATCCAGCCGCAATCCGCAGGAATTGCAGGAAATGTGGGTCAGCTGGCACGATAATGTCGGCGCGCCGATGCGGGGCGATTACACCAAATTGGTCGACATCGCCAATGCGGGGGCCAAGGAACTGGGCTTTGCCGATACCGGCGCGATGTGGCGGTCCAAATATGACATGCCTGCCGATGATTTCGCGAAGCTCACGGACAAAATCTGGGCCGACGTCAAGCCGCTCTACGACCAGTTGCACTGTTACACCCGCACCAAGCTGAACGAGAAATATGGCGATACGGTGCAGCCTGCGACCGGGCCGATCCGCGCCGACCTGCTGGGCAATATGTGGGCGCAGCAATGGGGCAATATCTATGACGTGGTGGCCCCGGCGGGGGCAGGCGACCTTGGCTATGATGTCGGCGATCTGCTCAAAGCCAAGGGCTTTATCGAAACCCGGCCCGATCAGATGGACGGTCCCGACACGCCCGAAAAGCAGCGGCGCGGCTATTGGGAAAAGCAGATGTTCAAGATCGGCGAGGGCTTCTATTCCTCGCTTGGTCTGGCCCCTTTGCCCGCGACCTTCTGGGACCGCACGCAATTCATCAAGCCGCGCGACCGCGACGTGGTGTGCCACGCATCGGCATGGGATCTGGATAACAAGGACGATATTCGGGTCAAAATGTGTACGAAGGTCAACAGCACCGATTTCGTCACCATTCACCACGAACTTGGCCATAATTATTATCAGCGCGCCTATAACAAGCAGCCTCAGCTTTATCTGGACGGCGCGAATGACGGCTTCCATGAAGCGATCGGCGATTTCGTCGCCTTGTCGATCACGCCCGATTATCTGGTGAAGATCGGCCTGCTAGACCCGGCCAAGGTGCCGGGACCGGACAAGGATATCGGCCTGCTGCTGCGGCAGGCGCTGGACAAGGTGGCGTTCCTGCCCTTTGGCCTGCTGATCGACAAATGGCGCTGGGGCGTGTTCAACGGCACGATTCCCGCCGACGGTTATGAAAAGGGCTGGACCGACCTGCGCCGCCAATATCAGGGCATCGTGCCGCCCGTGTCCCGTGATGAAACGAAGTTCGACGCAGGCGGCAAATTCCACATCCCCGGCAACACCCCCTATACCCGCTATTTCCTAGCCGCGATCCTGCAACAGCAATTTTATCAGGCGGCGTGCAAACAGTCCGGCTGGAAAGGCCCGCTGCACCGCTGTTCTTTCTATGGAAACAAGGATGTAGGCGCG encodes:
- a CDS encoding M2 family metallopeptidase — encoded protein: MKIAISLAALAAALVISPVMAQQAAAPTATEAEAFLAKAEKAMFDHSLISSRADWVNASYLNDDSDAVAAYFGSINTAMKVDYALEAAKYATAPGLSVETKRRLDLLRTALTLPAPTTPGAAQQLNDLATRLQSTYGKGMGTLNGKPINGSDIEEKMGSSRNPQELQEMWVSWHDNVGAPMRGDYTKLVDIANAGAKELGFADTGAMWRSKYDMPADDFAKLTDKIWADVKPLYDQLHCYTRTKLNEKYGDTVQPATGPIRADLLGNMWAQQWGNIYDVVAPAGAGDLGYDVGDLLKAKGFIETRPDQMDGPDTPEKQRRGYWEKQMFKIGEGFYSSLGLAPLPATFWDRTQFIKPRDRDVVCHASAWDLDNKDDIRVKMCTKVNSTDFVTIHHELGHNYYQRAYNKQPQLYLDGANDGFHEAIGDFVALSITPDYLVKIGLLDPAKVPGPDKDIGLLLRQALDKVAFLPFGLLIDKWRWGVFNGTIPADGYEKGWTDLRRQYQGIVPPVSRDETKFDAGGKFHIPGNTPYTRYFLAAILQQQFYQAACKQSGWKGPLHRCSFYGNKDVGAKLNAMMEMGASKPWPDALQAFTGTRDISGKAMTAYFAPLQKWLVNQNKGKSCGW
- a CDS encoding alpha/beta fold hydrolase; this encodes MTDLPIERHEIKGFDGLPIAVHMVGEGRDLVLIHGYFSNAHTNWIRYGHAAKLVEAGFRLIMPDLRGHGESAKPHDPAAYPPDALTNDNLGLIEQLGLTDYDLGGYSLGARTSVRMLARGATPRRVILAGMGLRGLVQSLDNGGYYKNVLTNLGTFERGTSQWMTEAFLKTTKGDPVALLHILNSFVDTDEATIAGFQQPTQVICGADDRDNGLAQELADILPHGRYVEIPGNHMNAVTRKELGQAMVDFLTA